The window AAGAACAACCGATTCTTGGCATGTTTAGCACGCAACGCGTTGAACCGAACTCCACCGCTCGGCTTCTTTAAAGACTTCGTGATGGAGAAAGATGGCCAGCATAAGAACTCGATCAACCTAAAACGCCGAGGCACAGCACCTCTGGTGGACTTGATTCGCGTTCACTCGCTTGCGGTCGGCTCCCGCGCTCAAAACTCATTTGAACGCCTTGATGACATCATCGACGCCGGTATTTTGCCAAAAGGCCGTGCGCAAGACTTGAAGGATGCGATGGAGTTCATCTCTATGGTACGTATCCGCCACCAAGCTACGGATGTTGAGTTAGGTACTGAGCCGGATAACAACATTGAGCCTGAAAACCTGTCAGATTTCGAACGCCGAAACCTAAAAGATGCGTTCCAAATCCTCAGCAATGGTCAGAACTTCTTGAAGTTCCGTTATCAGGCCAGCAACAAATTTAAGTGAGGCGTGGAATGATCAAAAAGTTGTTTCAAAAGCCTAGCATCCAGTGGCCGATGAAGTTCCAGCAAAAGTTGGAACGTGCTACAGACGAGCGCTTGGTCGCCTTTTATGCTAAGGAATTACCTGCTCCGGAGACACCGCTCTCTCAGGTGGAATTTGTCGCATTAGATTTCGAAACGACAGGTTTAAACCCGCAAAAAAACGGCATTATTACCATTGGTTTGGTGCCGTTTAATCTCAATCGTATTTTCTTGCGTCAAGCGAAACACTGGAAAGTCCGCCCTCAAGAAAAGCTCGATGAAGACTCCGTCATCATTCACGGCATTACCCACAATGAACTGATTGATGCGCCCGATTTGGGCGAGATCCTTGGCCCATTATTGGAGAGCTTAGCGGGTAAGATTGTCGTGGTGCATTACCGCCGCATTGAACGAGAGTTTCTTGATCAGGCTCTTCGTACTCGTATTGGTGAGGGTATTGAGTTTCCGGTGTTAGATACACTGCAGATTGAAGAAGACATCCAACAGAGAACCTCTGGCGGTTTGTGGAATAAACTCAAAGGCAATAAGCCGAAATCATTGCGTTTGGCTCAATCTCGTCGACGTTATGGACTGCCAGATTACACGCCGCATCACGCGTTAACCGATGCGATTGCTACCGCCGAGTTGCTACAAGCGCAAATCGCACACCACTACCAAGCAGATCAGCCGATCAGCAGTTTGTGGGTATAGCGAAGCGAGAAGCGAGAAGCGAGAAGCGAGAAGCGAGAAGCGAGAAGCGAGAAGCGAGAGCATTTTCTACCAATAAACAAAAAAAGGAGCCAAGCGGCTCCTTTTTCACACTTAAAAACCAATTACAGTTTAAAGCGTTTGATCTCTTGCTCTAGCTCATGAGAAAGCTCAGACAGATGCGCCGCTTGCTCTGCTGCTTGGTGTGCTTCAACAGAAAGCTCGTTAGACACGTCACGAATGCCTTCGGTGTTGCGAGTGATTTCTGTCGTTACAGACGCTTGCTCTTCTGCCGCAGACGCAATTTGCGTTGCCATGTCGCTAATACGCTCAACCGCAGAGTGGATTTGAGTCAAGCTTACCGCTGCCGAGTTTGCATCATCGACACTGGTGTCAGCAAGACGACGACTGTCATCCATGATACCCACCGCTTTCGCCGTTGTGCCTTGCAGCATTTCGATTGTCTCTTGGATCTCTTTCGTTGATGCGTGAGTACGTTGGCTAAGTACACGCACTTCGTCAGCTACAACGGCAAAACCGCGACCTTGTTCACCTGCACGTGCCGCCTCAATCGCCGCGTTCAGTGCCAACAGGTTAGTTTGCTCTGCAATGCCTTGGATGGTCGAAAGAATGGTGTTGATCGCGTTACCGTGTGCTTCCAGCTCTTGGATAACATTGGTCGCAACTTGCACTTCTTGCGCTAGGTTTTGGATAGAGCCTTGAGTTTGCGTTACTTGGCCAGAGCCATGCACACAGGCTTGTACTGCTTCTTCAGAGCTTGATGCCGTGTTATCTGCGTTTCCTGCAATCTCTTGCGTCGCTGCAGCCATCTCATTAACGGCAGTCGCTACCATGTTGATTTCATCTTGCTGGTAAGAGATACGCTGACTACGCTCTTCAGCTTGTTGTGCCGTTGTACGCGCTTGTTCTGACAAGGCTGAAGAGACATGACTCAGTTTGGTCACCATGGTGTGCATGTTGCCTACAAAGCGGTTGAAGTTATCGGCTAGTTTGCCCACTTCATCATCACTGCGAGGTTCCAGACGCTGCGTCAAGTCACCCTCACCTGAAGCAATTTCTTCCAGTGCTTGTGATACTCGGCCAAGATCGCGGAACAAGAAGCCAACCAACCAAGATACCGCAACAATCACCACAATAGTGATCAATACCGCGG is drawn from Vibrio campbellii CAIM 519 = NBRC 15631 = ATCC 25920 and contains these coding sequences:
- a CDS encoding 3'-5' exonuclease; its protein translation is MIKKLFQKPSIQWPMKFQQKLERATDERLVAFYAKELPAPETPLSQVEFVALDFETTGLNPQKNGIITIGLVPFNLNRIFLRQAKHWKVRPQEKLDEDSVIIHGITHNELIDAPDLGEILGPLLESLAGKIVVVHYRRIEREFLDQALRTRIGEGIEFPVLDTLQIEEDIQQRTSGGLWNKLKGNKPKSLRLAQSRRRYGLPDYTPHHALTDAIATAELLQAQIAHHYQADQPISSLWV
- a CDS encoding methyl-accepting chemotaxis protein encodes the protein MKLSLKQKLIGASLSAVVVMATALTWLSADQLFDQTRSGVYSRAQSLSNAASEGISDWVSIRKDIAKAFNDYSTEQDVVPFLQQARKAGGFDDIFLGTPEGDMYRSHPERNRADYDPRTRPWYKDANAAGKQIITEAYQDAITNALLVTIAEPVMKNGKFIGVVGADVLIDQLIDDVINLDAGENAHAMLIDMNDGTFLAHPNKSLTLKPITDLTQELSKGSVERAANSGTIETATIKGQEKLFYFSKVPGTNWMFAIEMDRATEEASHAQLLSEMVITAVLITIVVIVAVSWLVGFLFRDLGRVSQALEEIASGEGDLTQRLEPRSDDEVGKLADNFNRFVGNMHTMVTKLSHVSSALSEQARTTAQQAEERSQRISYQQDEINMVATAVNEMAAATQEIAGNADNTASSSEEAVQACVHGSGQVTQTQGSIQNLAQEVQVATNVIQELEAHGNAINTILSTIQGIAEQTNLLALNAAIEAARAGEQGRGFAVVADEVRVLSQRTHASTKEIQETIEMLQGTTAKAVGIMDDSRRLADTSVDDANSAAVSLTQIHSAVERISDMATQIASAAEEQASVTTEITRNTEGIRDVSNELSVEAHQAAEQAAHLSELSHELEQEIKRFKL